aactacaataattatgaaTGGAGTGAACGAAAGTGGTATAGCTAATAGGATAATTTCTTCATCAATAAAACTGGTGTCTGAACAAGACAGTTCCAGTAGTGGGACATAATCACAAAAGAAatgatcaataatatttgggccACAAAACTGAAGTTGAATTACTGATGTTATAACAATCAGTTCCATAGAAAAGCTTAACAACCAAGAGATAATAACCAATTTTATACACAAGACAGGGTTCATTAAAGCATTATATCTCAGCGGGTTGCAGATAGCTAGATATCTATCAcaagccattacagagagaagaaaaaactcaAATACCTCAgaacaagcaaaaaaataaaattgaataatgCAAGCTGAAAGTGACATAGTGCCACCTTCATTACATATAACATAAAGTGTGTTAGGGATAATAGTTGTGGTCACAAGTAAATCAGAAACAGACAGTTGTGTTAGGAAGAAGTACATGGGAGACTGGAGACTGCTGTTAGATGCCACCAACCAAATAATCAGAAAATTCCCACATACGGTCACAATAGGGAAAAGaaacagaagaaataaaaataatgcttTGAAATTTGGAAAATCCTGAAATCCAAGGAGACGAATCTCATTTATAATGGTCTGGTTTAAGGTATTCATTGCCTgggagaaaagacagagaaaaacatttacagtgatgtcattttctttTTAAGTGTCATTTTCAGTTTTTGGATAGCATTAGAACTATAGAAAagggcagaggaaaagttcataCATTATCAAAATTGGAAATTTCATAAAGTTTACTAGTTAAAATACATattatggacaaaagtattgggacacctgacTATTACACCAACATGGATTTTTAtaacattgcattctaaatacgTGGACATATGTAGTTGGTCCATcctttgcagctataacagcttccactcttctgggaaggctttccGCAAGAGCGTTTCTGTGGGAATGTTTGCCCATTCATTCAGCAGAGGATTTGTGAGGTCAGGGACTGATGTTGGACAAAAAGGCCTTGTTCACAATCTCCAAAGGTGTTCgatggggttgaggtcagggctctgtgcaggccagtcaagttcttccacaccaacttcatccaaccatgtctttagGAATCTTGCTTTGTGCACTGATGCACAGTCATACTGTAATAGAAAAGAGCCTTCCGTAATCTTTTCCTACAAAACATTGTCCAACATGTCTTTatatgctgaagcattaagaGTTACCCAGAAAAAACAGCCCCATACCTttatccctcctccaccaaaATGTACAGTTGGCACAATGGAGTCAGGCAGGTAATGTTCTCATGGCATTCATCAAACCCAGACACACTCACCATCCTGTCAAACAGAGAAACATGATTCATAAATCCACAGAACATGTTTCCTTGAATATTAAGCAGGGATGACATTTCATGAACTGAgtgcaaaggtggcatcctatcacagtaccactCTTGAATTCACTGGGATCTTCACAGTGACCAATTTATTTCAcacatgtttgtaaatgcagactgcatggctagatgcttgattttatacacctgtggcgatgggtctgattgaaacactCGAATTCAATAATTAATaggtgtgtcccaatacttttgtccatatactGTAGTTGTTATGAGAATCTGTTTAAGAACctcataaaataaatacaaacaatttGCATCTTGTTGATTAAAATGTCATTGCTTTAAAAGTCATGTAAGATAGATAACCAACtcatttataatataaataaaatatgttctcACTATATAATCTGTTAAAGCaagatacatacatattatatacatatatatcgttTTAACAGTAAAGCAGAGAGTCTTAACAGACCATTAGACCATCATGTTCCCTTTTATTTCTCACACAATTATATATTCCACCAATTACTTAGATCTGTGAATATGCCTATGACTCAGAAAATACTAATAACCAAAATATAGTTTAATGTCTGCCCATTGTGATCTAAGCAAAcagatacaaaaaatacatagCGTATTTTCATAAGATTTTCAGTGTTGACATAAAGTAATTTACTTCTGTCTTACTTTAATATTTCAACTGGCAAAGATTACATTTCCGTATACAATTTTTTACATAACAAATtaaacatacagacatagacgACTGTCTTATTTAACACTACATATATTGAATGTAGATAAAACGTCttaaaatactaaataaacaCGTTCAAAAGgatatgtatgttttttattaatCTATTTCACACACAGAGAATACAACTGGAGATCTGACCATCTGTAACTAGCAAGCTGTAACGCTGAAAACactaaacacagaaaaaaaaatatgtacatgaaaAGGAAACACAAAATATCACATATTAACCAATAACTTGTTAAACTGAAACTGGATCGGTGTCCACTTTGACACTGGAATGTCAAAAAAATCAATTACAGCTATTCATATGAAATATTATTGTATGCTGGTAAGTTTACACACAATTGGATATTTTTTACTGCTGTATTATAcattacagggaaaaaaaaaattcacagtaaaaataaaatgttgtttgtGGGTgcccaaaaaaaaaagcaaaaacacaaaCTAGTATACACCGTTTCACAGTGCTTGCTAGAAAAACGATTGCACTTAAAATGCCAGTAACTACTTTTTGAAAATACTAACTCCTCAGTGGCAATTTTTGTTTCTGTGACTGCTGCTCAAGTAACAGTTTCTTTATGGCAAAAttgaaaaagtttttaaaatCAAACATTAATTTGTttcttgtaatatgtaacaaataaagaaaaaaaaacatgtgaaatCTAAGCAGTATGTATTCTCAGAATTATTGAAATTATTCCAGCTATTGTGCTTATGTTGCTCTATTTGCATGACATTTTAGAAGACAAAAttgtgacaatttttattttacttttttcaacTTTTTATATGATATTGATGCTAAATAATGAGATACGTACACATTTAGGGTGTCACCACAATCAATATTTATTGAACAATGAACATTGGTGGGTACACTGGGAGAGAAACAGTGACAATACGGTTAAATAATATGTGGCATGATTTATTGTCTCTCGACTTACGTACACATTGTTCGATATGTGTGAActgtacaaacaaaaacaaagtaatatCTGTCATTGTACATTAGCCTTAGTGATAGCCTTTGTGAACTTGATTGTATTACTTAccccatcaatacattgttttCTTTTGTACCATTGTGCACAGCAATTAGAATTTTtttagtacaaaaaaaaataacacacgaTTAACAAgcattaaatatttattattcaaATGTCTGTGATACTATAAACAATGTACTATAAACAATGTTTTCTCAGTGCAGATGCCAACCAGGAGACAGcataaagcaaaaatacattatcTATAGAACTATAGACAATAACACATACTCACtctataaacattttaatgtcattTGTTTTTTTGGTATATGAAATAATGAATCGGACTCTCGTGATAAAGGAACAATTAATAAAGTAAAGAGCTGACATACAAATTATGCTAAACAAATGTAACTAGCAGACAATCAGACAGAAAAATATGACCTACTATTCAATAATTTGTTCGTAGAAATACTATCTGTGGAAACAATTAAATTCAGTATAGCAGACCAATATTTTGAATATGGTTTTATTTAtggtttcaataaaaaaaataactgggcATGGACATTCATTAATGTTATAACAAACATGTAAAACTATTAAGAAACATGAGTGACAAGTAGTAGATCCAGTATGAAAATGCTAAATGCAGTTAGAATTCCACGATACCTGAgca
This Pelobates fuscus isolate aPelFus1 chromosome 3, aPelFus1.pri, whole genome shotgun sequence DNA region includes the following protein-coding sequences:
- the LOC134602054 gene encoding olfactory receptor 11L1-like codes for the protein MNTLNQTIINEIRLLGFQDFPNFKALFLFLLFLFPIVTVCGNFLIIWLVASNSSLQSPMYFFLTQLSVSDLLVTTTIIPNTLYVICNEGGTMSLSACIIQFYFFACSEVFEFFLLSVMACDRYLAICNPLRYNALMNPVLCIKLVIISWLLSFSMELIVITSVIQLQFCGPNIIDHFFCDYVPLLELSCSDTSFIDEEIILLAIPLSFTPFIIIVVFYVYIIRAAIKISTTSGFSKIFSTCSSHLTVVLIFFGTITGIYMLPNKKKSMTANKILSLLYTVVTPMINPIIYSLRNEDIKKAIKKILGKIND